Sequence from the Hirundo rustica isolate bHirRus1 chromosome 9, bHirRus1.pri.v3, whole genome shotgun sequence genome:
CTTTAATCAAAAGAACAGTTTATCTGCATTTGCTGCTTTACCAATGTTAtgctatttctttatttctactTCAATGAGATCAGAGAAGAGATCTGTGTACTTTTCCCTTAGGATTCTTACATGCTGGGAAGTAATCAATCCACAAATGAAAACAGGAGATTTGTTCAAGTACTGTTCATTCTAAAATCAGACttctctttttgtctttgtagGCAGATTTCATCATAAATTTGCTTCCTAAACTTCAGCATGTCTTTCACATCTTTGTAGGTGAGCATTTCTTCAACAGACAGAAGCTGAAAGCAGCTCAGTTGGAGAGCTGACCTGTGCTGCACCGAATTCAGCATGTCCAGTGACATCCTAACCGAGTCACTCAGGGTACGACAAACAGGGAAAATCCTTGCGGTCCACAGCCCCAAGCGTGAGTCCTCACTGGAGAAGAGCTGGTCCGAAGGCTCTATGCTCCAGAGGTCAAGGCATTCTGGTAAGCTGGCTCCAAAGAACTGGAGGGAGTGTATATCACACAGAGATTTCACGCTCTTTTTCAAGTCATCGCCCACCCCGAACACCATGGTGACATACTCCACCTGATCAGTAATTTTCACACTCACTGAACTCAGGAAGCAGTCTGAGGGAATGTCTACACTGAAATTTATGTAGGACCCACTAACAATGCAGCCTTTCCCTACCGAGACTTCAGGCCCAATCCTGGAGTACTCAATGACAGAGCCAGGCCCTACCGCACACCCGGGCTCCAGGACGCTCTGGATGATGCTCAACCCATCCGAGGTTTTGGCTGTGTCAGGGAAGATGCTGAAAGCCACAGGCTGCAAGTCAAGCTCAAATCTCAGCTTGCTCTCAGCAGTAAAATGAAACAGATACTCCTGAGTAGTCCCGATGTGGTAGAACTGGGAGTTGTTGAGGACTATGACATTTAGGGGGGTGCCCTGCAGGAGGGAGTACAGCTGCTGCCGCACTCCCACCAACCCTGAGTCCTCCCTGGAGACATTTCTTGTGTTTCTGGTGTAATCTGGAGTGGCACCAGGCCCCAGGGCCTGGAGAAAGTCACCATATGCATCTATTTCACAGCGAAGAGTGCCGATCTGCCTGTAGAaccccagcagctgcttggcagtgctgtggtCAATGTAGAACACGCTGTCCGTGTACACACACTCCGAGGCCGTGCCCGAGTCTCCGCAGTTCccaggggagaggagctgagggcagTGCCCCCTCACACACACTGCACCACTCTGCTGCATGGTCTCCACGTCAGGCTTGTGCAGGAAACGACGGCAGGATCCGTATTCCAGTCCtccttttcctgaaaaactGGCGGGATCTAACACAAACACCCCGTGCGTGGTGCCGACTGCCACGTCTGAGGGGTGAGCCAGCGCGGTAAACCCGGGTTTGTCGAAGGTGATGGTTTCTGTGACTGCAGTGCTGTACAGCTCGATGTCATCCGAACACGTGATGAGCACCCCTGGTTTCATGTGACGGGGGAAGTCGATGTACATGGCCAGCTTCAGCTCCAGCATCTGGTACACGGGATCCCCGAAGGGCAGGGCTGTGAAGATCTTGCCCAGGGCACTTGCATTTGGCAAACGCTGGCTGTAACCACCTGGAAAAAGACTTTTAGTTACGCAGAGACACTGTAAGTGAGCAAAAAACTAAACCGAGGCAGCTATTTCACAGTAC
This genomic interval carries:
- the FPGT gene encoding fucose-1-phosphate guanylyltransferase, translating into MGERSAARRRDTARRLARFAELRGAAARPGELWDAVVLTAADAAQADAFREQLAEKLRRGQLPAAVRYLVCADPPGPRIGNGGSTLHALQCLEEQYGDQWASFTVLLIHSGGYSQRLPNASALGKIFTALPFGDPVYQMLELKLAMYIDFPRHMKPGVLITCSDDIELYSTAVTETITFDKPGFTALAHPSDVAVGTTHGVFVLDPASFSGKGGLEYGSCRRFLHKPDVETMQQSGAVCVRGHCPQLLSPGNCGDSGTASECVYTDSVFYIDHSTAKQLLGFYRQIGTLRCEIDAYGDFLQALGPGATPDYTRNTRNVSREDSGLVGVRQQLYSLLQGTPLNVIVLNNSQFYHIGTTQEYLFHFTAESKLRFELDLQPVAFSIFPDTAKTSDGLSIIQSVLEPGCAVGPGSVIEYSRIGPEVSVGKGCIVSGSYINFSVDIPSDCFLSSVSVKITDQVEYVTMVFGVGDDLKKSVKSLCDIHSLQFFGASLPECLDLWSIEPSDQLFSSEDSRLGLWTARIFPVCRTLSDSVRMSLDMLNSVQHRSALQLSCFQLLSVEEMLTYKDVKDMLKFRKQIYDEICLQRQKEKSDFRMNST